TCATTTCCTCTGCCGATTGCACTCCGATGAGTTTGATGGAGGGATGTGGCAGATCCAGATTTACGGGCCCGCTTACCAGGATAACATCGGCACCGCGGGATGCAAACTCGGCTGCAATGCTGTATCCCATCTTTCCGCTGGAGTAATTCCCTATGAATCTGACCGGATCAATGGCTTCATAGGTAGGGCCGGCGGTTACCAGGACTTTTTTTCCATTAAATTGGGCTTCGATCCTGAAATGTTCTTTAATGGCAGATAATATCTCTTCCGGTTCTCTCATACGCCCTTCTCCGCATAATCCGCTTGCAAGTTCACCCTGTGCCGGGGGGAGCAGGATGTTTCCTGCTTCCTGTAATGTTTTGATATTCCGTTGTGTGGAAGGATGCAAAAACATATCTTTGTCCATCGCCGGGGCAAAAAGAATTTTGCAACGGGCAGAAAGGTAAACCGTAAGCAGGTAATTATCAGCAACACCGGAAGCCATTTTTGCCAGGGTGTTGGCTGTAACCGGAGCAATGATGAAAAGATCAGCCCAGAGACCCAATTCCACATGGCTGTACCATTCGCCGGTTTCCGGGTTGAAGTACA
This genomic window from Bacteroidota bacterium contains:
- the coaBC gene encoding bifunctional phosphopantothenoylcysteine decarboxylase/phosphopantothenate--cysteine ligase CoaBC, whose protein sequence is SIAHVPMQRVHTIRLAAEIQQSPELWLRSFNGDRWLYFNPETGEWYSHVELGLWADLFIIAPVTANTLAKMASGVADNYLLTVYLSARCKILFAPAMDKDMFLHPSTQRNIKTLQEAGNILLPPAQGELASGLCGEGRMREPEEILSAIKEHFRIEAQFNGKKVLVTAGPTYEAIDPVRFIGNYSSGKMGYSIAAEFASRGADVILVSGPVNLDLPHPSIKLIGVQSAEEMKDHCLAVFPDCDITIMAAAVADYTPESTSPIKLKKKSDRLQINLIPTDDILKKLGSLKKNHQFLAGFALETDNETDNAREKLIKKNLDVIFLNSLNDPGAGFGHATNKISIIDHNGITPSDLKSKTEVARDIVDYIFDKTKSGS